The proteins below come from a single Leptidea sinapis chromosome 20, ilLepSina1.1, whole genome shotgun sequence genomic window:
- the LOC126970262 gene encoding uncharacterized protein LOC126970262, producing the protein MSVSSFECLLKSLEPHIRKNYTNMRNPVEPVEMLGITLRYLGSGNSITDLHFKFKRGKSTIAYIIQRVCRAIWTNLLRDNIPELTTESFQTIARGFDVKANFPQCVGAIDGKHIRVCNPANSGSLFFNYKAFFSIVLLAIVDSNYKFVFVDIGAYGKECDSTILQNSKLYELMINNNLPLPQPQPLSGSNIPTPYVFVGDEAFGLSKHIMRPYGGQNLDLQQKVFNYRLSRARRYVECAFGIMANKWRIFHRPIDVSYDFATDIIKACCVLHNFVADRDGFRQRDKFAISVDEFLPIQPVHEEQTAPNVIRQQYATYFMTRGTLPWQLNKV; encoded by the exons atgaGTGTATCCAGCTTCGAATGTTTATTGAAGTCCTTAGAACCACACATACGAAAAAACTATACTAATATGAGGAATCCAGTGGAACCAGTAGAAATGCTGGGAATCACTTTAag ataccTAGGAAGTGGAAATTCAATAACTGAtttacatttcaaattcaaacggGGAAAATCTACTATTGCATATATAATACAAAGAGTTTGTCGTGCTATATGGACCAATCTTCTTCGAGACAACATCCCTGAACTGACAACTGAAAGTTTCCAAACAATAGCGAGGGGTTTTGATGTAAAGGCAAATTTTCCTCAATGTGTTGGTGCCATCGACGGCAAACATATCCGCGTGTGTAATCCTGCAAATAGTggctcacttttttttaattataaagccTTTTTTTCGATTGTGTTGCTAGCTATTGTGGATTCAAATTACAAATTCGTATTTGTCGACATCGGTGCATACGGAAAAGAATGCGATTCAACCATATTACAAAATTCTAAACTGTACGAGCTAATGATTAACAACAACTTACCACTACCTCAACCCCAGCCACTCTCTGGTAGCAATATACCAACCCCGTATGTATTTGTGGGTGACGAAGCTTTTGGACTGAGCAAACATATTATGCGTCCATATGGCGGTCAAAATCTCGACTTACAACAAAAGGTTTTCAATTACCGTCTAAGCAGAGCCAGAAGATATGTCGAATGCGCTTTTGGGATTATGGCTAACAAATGGCGCATTTTTCACAGACCGATAGACGTGTCCTATGACTTCGCTACTGACATTATAAAAGCATGTTGTgtattacacaattttgtcGCTGATCGAGATGGTTTTAGACAAAGagataaatttgctataagtgttGATGAATTTCTCCCAATACAACCCGTACATGAAGAACAGACAGCACCGAATGTCATAAGACAGCAATATGCGACCTATTTTATGACTAGAGGAACTCTGCCTTGGCAGCTAAATAAGGTATAA